The Deltaproteobacteria bacterium nucleotide sequence GCCATCGCGACCCTGGCCGACGCCATGGCGGGGCAGCAATACGGCTGGGGGGGCTTGTTCGAAAATCGGGACTGTTCGTCGACCATGCGTGATTTGTTTTTGCCCTTCGGCGTGTTTTTGCCGCGCAATTCCGCCCTGCAGGCCAAGGGGGCCGGCTCCTTTATCCCTTTGGACAAGCTCCGCCCGGACGCCAAGCTGGACGCAATCCGCGCCCAGGGCGTGCCGTTTTTGTCCTTCATCTGGCTACAGGGGCATATCGGGCTCTATCTGGGCGCGGATCAACGCGGCGAGCCCCTCATGCTTCATAATATTTGGGGCGTGCGCACCATGCTGCCTTCCGGCGGGGAGGGACGGGCCGTTGTCGGCCGGTTGACCATTTCCACCCTGCGTCCTGGCGAATATCGCGCCGATGTCCGCGCGGATTCCTTTTTGGCCCGCGTGCGTGGTTTGGCGGTGGTATCCTTGCCGAGGTGATGTGGCTTTGCCGTGGTTTGGAACAAGTGGGCGGAATTTTGCCCCTGGTGGATGGAAATATGGTTGGGTGATTTTGTGAAATTTTGCTCAAAATAGAGGGCTGTTTTTCATGGAGAAGTAGTCGAGGTAGTGACAATCAATCATATCGTCTAACCGTGGCGGAACCTCGTATGGTTCCGTTGCATCACCGTGGGAGATGGCCATGACGGCAACGAAAACAGTGTTCAGCGTGTGTGGCATGTGCAGCGTGCGCTGCCCCATTCAGGTGGACGTGCGGGACGGCAAGGCCGTGCGCGTTCAGGGCAACGAATTTTCAGCCCTCAAGGGCGGCCTGTGCGCGCGCGGCGCGGCCGGCATCGCCCTGGAGCAGGACCCGGAAAAACCCCAGACGCCGCTCATCCGCGTCGGCGAGCGGGGCGAGGGCAAATGGCGGGCCGTGTCCTGGGACGAAGCCCTGGACTATGTGGCCGACAAGCTGAAGGCCATCATGGCCGAACACGGCGGCCGGTCCGTGCTCTGGTCCGATCGTGGCGGCCCCTTTCCGGATCTGCACCAGGCCTTCATGCGCGGCATTGGTTCGCCCAATTACTGTAATCACGACGCCTCCTGTGCCCGCAACGTGCAGCACGGCGCCCAGTCCACCATTGGCAAGGGGCGCAAGGGCGTGG carries:
- a CDS encoding thiosulfate reductase, which codes for MTATKTVFSVCGMCSVRCPIQVDVRDGKAVRVQGNEFSALKGGLCARGAAGIALEQDPEKPQTPLIRVGERGEGKWRAVSWDEALDYVADKLKAIMAEHGGRSVLWSDRGGPFPDLHQAFMRGIGSPNYCNHDASCARNVQHGAQSTIGKGRKGVAYDLKNAKHIVLQTRNILEAINVAEANATLDGIAAGAKLTVIDVRGTVSASKAHNFFMIRPGTDYGFNLAVINTLISEN